CGGCGGAGAGGTCGGACTCGGTGTCAACGAGAACGGTGTTTCCCTTCGGGCCGAGGCAGACCTCAAGGTGCTTGAGGGCACCGAACGAGATGGTGTACCGTCCGTCCGTCTCCGACGGCTCTGTCCCAAAGCACTCAGACAGGGAGGTGATCATCCGCTCTTCCAGTCCGTCTTTAAATCCCCGTTTGATCTGGTACTCCTGCATGCTCTCTTCTTTGTATTCGCCTGCATAAATTTGTCATGCTTCCTCCCTCCCTGGCGCGTCGATCGCATTGATATACCAATGAGCGCCTCTTTGTCGGCCGCGCGTTGTGCGTCCACCTTCCGAACCCCCCCTCCGGGTGGGGGGTGGACACCCCCTGCCCTGGGATAACCTGAAAATAATTCGAACCCCCCCTCCGGGTGGGGGGTGGACGCTTTCCTGGAGGGGCCGGGCGGTGAAGAATGTTTTTATCATACGCTGTCTATGGTAACGTAATGACGGTCGAGCCTGAGATAAAAATCACTTCTAAGCCGCTCAGCGGGGAAAACCCCATAGTTATGATGGGATTTCCCGGAAGTGGCCTCGTCGGGAGCATTGCTCTTCAGTACCTCGTGGAGCAGATGGAGTTCAACCAGATCGGGAATATCACGAGCAAATATTTCCCGCCCGTCGCCATGATGGCGAAGGGTGTGATCAACGTCCCGGTCAGGATCTATGAGAAGGATGAAGCCGTGGCAATCGTTGCCGACATTCCCATCCACCCGATGATCTGCTATGAGGTCGCAAACGGCATCATCGACTGGCTTTCCACCTTTCCGGTGCGAGAGGTAGCCACCATCGCCGGTATCGTCACCAACGAGCCGGAAAAACGTGTTTTTGGCGTCGCCACCCAGGAGGAGATGCTGGAGCGGATCACGGATCATACAGTCATACTCCCGATGGGGAGTATCTCAGGGATCGCCGGGAGCGTCCTCACCGAGTGCAAGATCCGGAATATTCCGGGCTACGGCTTCCTCGGCGAGACGGTCGCCACCCCTGATCCCAGATCGGCGGCCGCCGCCCTGAATGTGCTCAAGGTCATCTACGGACTTGAGATCGATATCGATCCCCTGCTCGAACAGGCCGAGGAGATCGAGGCGACGATGCACAAACTCGCAGAGGAAGTCCAGAGCGCGGAGCCGATGCAGAAGAAAGAGCACCTGCCGATGTACGGGTGATCAGAGATGAAGATTACTGCTTTAACCGGGATCTCTGGAACGGTCATCAGCGAGTTGAAGATGGGAAAACCAAGGACCATCGAGTTGCAGAGCGCAAACAACGTCGTCTCTGTCGCCTCTCTCGAACCCGGGCCTGACACCCATCTCTTTCTCACGAGCGTCGATCTTGAGGACATCTCGCCGGGCGATATGGGCATTATCGTGAAGGTGCTTTCGGTCAACATCACGATGAAGCGGATGATCGACATCATCCACCCGGTGTATTACGAGGAGCGCGAGCGGCTTTCAGCCAGAATACAGGTCAGATACTGTGGTAATTCGATGGTGAAGTCGGTGAGTGCCGGTTCTCTCTGCCACCCGACCGAGGTCGACGTTGTTATGGCGGCGCATTATCGCGCCGTCTGAATTGTTTTTTCAACAGTTTTATTATCCTGGAGTGCGAAAAGTATTGGGCCGCTGGGCCTGTGGCTTAGCCAGGACATAGCGCCGGGCTTCTAACCCGGACGCCGGGGGTTCGAATCCCTCCAGGCCCGTTCGATTCTGTAAGGCATATATTTTTGATAGACAGAGCATCATGGTGAAATCTCCGCGGGGCATCATCCTTCTTCTCTGTCTCATCTCAGCAGTAATTCTGTTCGGCTATCCCCTCCTTGTCGATCTCTCCAGGCCCTGTGACGCCGTTGCATCTGAGTTCGGGGCAGTAGCCGTCACGGCCGGGATCCCGGGCGGATCTGTGATCCAGATCACCGCCCCCTGTCCGGATGGTGGCGTTCTCTGCAACGCCCGGATCTATCTGGTCGATCCCGACGGCATGTATCACGTCGTCGGGAAAGGGGTCTTCGGCTCGTCGGAGAGCGTGGTATGGTATATCTTTCATTATCAACGCCCCGAGGCCGGAGCGCCGGAATACTGGATCACCGACGATACGGAGATGGTCTTTACCCGGACATATATCGAGAGCGTCGAACCCTTTGAACCGCGGGGCATATGGATGATCGAGATCGTGCCCCTGCGTGACGATGCGGTCGCCTCTGAACTCAGCGTGGCGCTGTAGGAAGGCACGACCCGAATCCGGTAGGATTACCTTCTTGGAGGAGCGATTGCTTCATGAAGACAACGCCATAGATCTTCTGTTCTGGCGTGCCTGTGCCGGGGGGCCTGCTGCCCCCGGACCTCCTGCCGATTGCGTGATTGGGGTGGACGGACCCAGGCAGGCAAAAAAGCATGGGGAAGGTGGTTGAACGATCGGCAGGTGCCAGGGGGGCTACCCGCGCGAAAGGGCGAAGAACAAAAAAAAGTGTTATCTGATCTTTGTCCCGGGCGCCACGTCCCGGCGGGGGATCAGCAGGGAGGCCTCCTCGCCGGCGGCCAGGATCATGCCCCGGCTCTCGATCCCGAAGATCTTTGCCGGCTTGAGGTTTGCGATCATGACGACCGGGGTTCCAACGAGTTCCTCCGGGGAGTAGAACGGGGCGATGCCGGAGACGACCTGGCGCTCTTCGCCGCCGAGGTCGACCATGATCCTCAGCAGTTTCTTCGAGCCTTTTACTGCCTCGGCGCTGATCACGCGGGCGACCCGGAGGTCCATTGTTGCAAAGTCGTCGATCGAGACCTCGCCGGTCTCTTCCTGGGGTTGTGTTTCTTTCATTCTTGCTTCACGCACACGTTTCTGGAGGAGTTCTTCGAGCGCCGCCACGCGGTCGTCTTCGAGTTTGGCAAACAGGGGATCGGGTTTTGGGAGGGGGCCGGCCGCGAGGGGTGTGGTGGCCTCGCCGATGCTGTGGGCTGAAACGGCGTCGCTCTGGCCGAGCATCGCCCATGCCCGCCCGGCGGCGTCGGGCATCACCGGCTCGATGAGGAGCGTGAGGGCCTTTGCGATCTGGAGGCCGTCGGCGATCACCTGCGCGGCAGCGGCCTGGTCGGTCTTGACGAGCTTCCAGGGTGCAGTGTTCTGGATGTAGGTGTTGCCGTAGGCTGCAAGCGCCATGATCGCGTCGACGGCGCTCTTGAACTCGTAGCCGCGGACGGCGGCGTCGACCTCGTCGAGGCACCGGCCGATCGCCGCCATCGCCTCTTCGCCCGGCTGTACATCGGGCACGCCGTCGAAGAACGTGTGGGCGAAGTGCAGGGTGCGGTACAGGAAGTTGCCCAGGGTGTTGACGATCTCGGCGTTCGCCCGCTCCTGGAAGACCTGCCAGGAGAAGTTCAGCTCCTTGGTGTGGCTGGTGTACGAGAGGAGGTAGTAGCGGAGGTAGTCTGCCGGGAGGCCCTTGTCGAGGTAGTCGTCATTCGTCCAGACGACATAGCCCCTCGACTTCGAGAACTTCTGGTCGTCGATCTTCACCATGCCCGAGGCGACGACCGCATGAGGCGTGCCGTAGCCCGCCCCTTTGAGCAGGGCCGGCCAGAAGATGCAGTGGTGGTAGATGATGTCGCTCCCGATGAAGTGGGTGATTTCGCCGTCGCCGCACCAGTAGCGTTTCCAGTTGTTTCCGGTCTTTTCCGCCCACTCCTCGGTGAACGAGATGTAGCCGATGGGTGCGTCCACCCAGACGTAGACCACCAGATCGGTCCTGCCCGGGAACTTCACGCCCCAGTCGAGGGTGCGGGTGATGCACCAGTCGTGGAGTTCGTCTCTTACCCAGCCGATGGCGTAGTTTCGGGCGTTTGAGGTGCCCGAGAGCCCTTCGAGGTAGTCCAGCAGGTACTGCCTGAAGTCGCCGAGTTTAAAGAAGAAATGCTCCTGCTCGCGCATCTCGGCCGGAGAACCGCAGACCTTGCAGACCGGGGTTTTGATCTCGCCGGGTTCGAGGTGGCGGCCGCAGCCGCGGTCGCACTCGTCGCCCCGCGCACTGGCCCCGCAGTACGGGCAGATCCCCTCGACATAGCGGTCGGGGAGGAAGCGCTTGCATTTCTGGCAGTAACTCTGCTGGATCTTTTCGGCGTAGACATACCCGTTGTCGATGAGGGCTCTGACCATCGACTGCGTGCGGTGGTGGTTGGCCTGATCGTCGGTCATCCCGAAGTGGTCGAAGGCGATCTCCATCCGTTTGAAGGTCTGGTCGAAGTGGTCGTGGTAGCGCAGGGCAAGGTCCCGCGGGCTCACTCCCTCCTGCTCGGCGCTGATCACGATCGGCGTCCCATGGTTGTCTGACCCGCAGATGAAGACCACGTCCTCGCCGCAGCGGCGGAGGTACCTGACGTAGAAATCGGCCGGGACATAGGTCCGCAGATGCCCGAGGTGACAGGGGCCGTTTGTATAGGGGAGGCCGCATGTCACCAGCAACGGTTTGCCACTCATTCGTATCCTCTTGGCGGTGAAGATATACATAGATTATTTGTTATCCGAGTTCGAAGGTGGTGACGCCGAACACCCGTTCCAGAGGGACGGCGGGCGCACCTCCCCGGTAGATCCTGGCTGTCTCGAATACCGTCTCCATCTTTCGCTCCTGTGCGAGGGCGACGGCGGCGGCGTTGGGCTCGGGGACGTCGAAGAAGAACGCTTCGCCCGGAACAGCGGCGGCGAGGCCGTCCAGGAGGGCGGCGGCGATCGCCGGGGTGTCGGCGAAGATCGGGCCGATCTTGTGCCCGTCGAAACATCGTCTGATGACACCGTAGCCCCTGACCTCGCCGTCCGGGCCGGTGGAGGCGAGGGCAGTGGCATCTTCCTGGAAGAGCCAGGGCCTGAGGAAACGGGGCCGGGGCGCCGAGAAGATAGCGGTGTCATAGGCGCTGAGGTCGTTGAAGGGGATCTCAGATGCCTGGATGAGTTCTTGTGGTGCTTCCCCGCCGCCGATGCCCTGGTAGCGGATGTTCCGGTAGAGGATCTCAAAGCCGAGGCGGTCGCGGTATTTCTGCTGCATGGCGACAACGCCGTCGCCGCCGATGATCCGGTCCCCGGCATGGTCTAGGGCGGCGTTCGAGACGGCAAGCCCGTAGCCGCGCCCGCGGTGTTCCTCCCTCACGATCAGGAGGCCCCAGAAGGCGAAGGTGTCGTTGTAGCGCACCATGGAGGTGCAGGCGACCGGTTCGCCGTCGACCTCGCCGATGAGAAAGCCGTCCGGGTCCTGGGCATAGAAGGCATCGGCGTCGTGGATGCCCGGGTTCCAGCCCTCTTCCCGTGCAAGCCCGATGGCGAAATCGACGTCTTCGCGTTCCATTCTCCTGATCGAGAAGTCATCATCCATGATCACCGCTGGGTCGGCCGATTTCATCTGCCTTTCTATTCAGCATCTCTATATGGGTCCGGGACGATTCTCTTCTCATGAAACAGATCCCGGTCAGGACCCGCTCCTTCGGTGCAGAAGCCGGGGTGCCCGGGGCCGCCGATCTCGCCCGCATGCTCCCGGCCCGCCGCGGCATCGGCGGTGACATTCTCTCGTTTCAGCTTGAACGCTCGCTCGCCCTTCAGGAGGGGATCAATCTGCCCTGTGCAGGCGGGCTTTTCTATGGCGAACGTCTGCTCGAATGCCTGGCCGGCGTCGAGGGGCGGCGGGTGACCGGCGAGGTCGGCGTCGAGCCCTCGGCCGTGCTGGAGGACGTGAGGTTTCTGGTGCGGCGCCAGAAGGGCGTCAGGTTCGCCCTGCCCGCCCCGTCCCTTCTCAAACTCGAGGACGCCTGCTACGGCGATCCCGACGAGATGGAGGAGGATGTCATACGGGCCTTTCGCCTGCTGATCCGGGAGATGCGGGACGCGGGCGCCGGGGGCCATGTGCTCATTGCGGAAAGAGTTGTCGACACCGAACTGGAAGGTCTGGCCGGGAAAAAAGTCGTGTTTTTCCCGACGGTGCGGGATGTTCCCTGCCTCGAAGCCCTCCTCGAACACCAGGGCCTCCTCCCCCTCGACCCGGAGGCACTCTCCCGTCTGGAGGCGCTTGCAGAGCGCTACGAGGTGCGGGAACTCTCCCTCCTGCACCCGACCCATGAGGACCTGACGGCGGCCTCAGCGTATTTCGACCCCGAGGAGATCACGGCCGGGGGCTATACGGCGGAGGGTGAGGAGGATCGCTGGGCTCTTCTCCGCGCCGGTGCGTATATCCTCAGATAGTCTCAGCGATCCTGGCCAGGTCGTTGAAGTGGCGGTTCCGTTTGAGGAGCCAGAAGAGGAAGCGGTCGATCAGGCTGAAGGAGAACGTCCCGCCGGCGGCGTTCGGGTGGCCGCCGCCCCCGTATTGGCGCGCGATGAGGTGGCTGACCGGCGGGACCGACCTGATAGAGAACCGGCCGTTCGCGGAGACGATCACCTCGATATCGGTCTTCATGGCGTCCCTGATCGCGTGCGCCGTCTCGCTCGGGTAGCCGTGGAGCGGAGCGAAGGCAATCCGGTATTTTTTCCCGTAGATCTTTGTCTGCCTGATGCTCGCCCCGATATCGGCGTCCATCCCCGCGCGGATCTCGGCGTAGATCCCCTCCACGCGCCGGTCGGTGACCTTTCCCTGTGCGAGGAGGTTCCTGACATAGGTGAGGTGCTGGCGGCGCTGGGTGACCTGTCCGAGAACGTCGGCCTGTGGGTCTTCTTTTTTCCAGAGGTCGTAGTCGCAGACGAGGCGGGCGACCTTTATGGCCTTTGCGTCGCCGGGCATCAGGTCGCGGGCGGCGATGGCGGTGGCGCAGACCGAGGTGTCGATGTGGAGGAGGGCGCAGTGTGGCCTGACCCCGTCGGCCTCGGCGTCGGTCCAGCGGTGGTGGTCCCGCCACTCGATCCGCCAGCCGTTCTCTGCCGCCGCCTTCACCGTCTCCTCGATCCCGCTCTGGTAACCAAGGTCGGAGATGGAGAGGACGTCCTCTTTTCCGGGCAGGGCGGCGATCAGGGCGAAGATCGCAGAGTACCGGCCGACCGAGGAGAAGATCGTCGTGATCGTCCCGTATTTCATGCGGTGGATGGCATCGGCGCCGGCGGCGTCGAGATCGTTGTGGGTGAGGTGGACGATTCCTGCCTTTCTTCCGGTGACGGCGCCGGTGAGGTCCTCGTCGGTGGTCTTCCGTCCGTCAATGACACTTACCATTACCTACATTCTGGGGGCGGGGGCATAATAAGGGCGGCGGTGAGAACCGCACGGTTTATTAATCTGAAATGACAACATGTATAGGTCGCCCTAGTAGCTCAGACTGGGAGAGCGCCAGACTGAAGATCTGGTTGTCCCCGGTTCAAATCCGGGCTGGGGCACTCTTATTTTTGTGAAAGTTTCATTTTATAAGGACTTTTGTGCCGTTTTGCATGTATGATAGGCCCGATGAAATGGTGTGGCCCTTTACGAAGAAAACAGGCAGAATGCCCCCCACTTCAGTGGGGGGATGAATGCCGTCCCCCCGACACCATTATTACGTATTAAGACACATAACCGCCCAATGCTTAAGGCATATCGGTATCGACTCTATCCCACAAAGTCTCAGGCTCCTCTCCTTGAGCAGACGCTTGAGATGTGTCGATGGGTCTATAACGATACGCTCGCATTGCGAAAAAAGGCGTGGGAACAGGAACAGCATTCCATTTCTCTCTATGAAACCAACAAGATCCTGACCCAATGGAAAAAGGAACGACCCGATCTAAGAACGACCCGATCTAAACCAGGTTCACTCTCAGGTTCTTCAGAATGTCCAGATGCGCGTTGATCTTGCGTTCAAAGCGTACTTCCGGCGGGTGAAGGCAGGGGAGAGCCCGGGATACCCGCGGTTCAAGGGGAAAGGCCGATACGACAGTATCACGTATCCGCAGTATGGATTCAAACTCGATGGCGATCGTCTTCATCTCTCAAAGATCGGAGATGTAAGGATCGTCCTCCACCGTCCGGTCGAAGGGACGATCAAGACCCTTACAATCCGACGCTCAGCAACCGGAAAGTGGTATGCCTGCTTCTCGGTCGAGTACGATCCCACGCCTGCACCGCAGAAGGAGACCACAGTCGGGATCGATGTCGGGCTTGAGTCTTTTGCCACACTCTCAAGCGGAGAGAAGATCCAAAACCCGCGGTTCTTCCGCACCGACGAGAAGGCCCTTGCGAAAGCACAGAGGAAACTCTCGAAGGCAGAGAAAGGAACTCCTGAACGGAAGAAAGCCCGGAAGATCGTCGCACACGTCCACGAACGTATCGCCAACAGGCGGCTCAATTTTGCTCACCAGATCTCCCGTCAATTAGTGGATCGGTTTGGCACGATTGTGTTCGAGGATCTGAACGTCAAGAATATGCAGAAAAACCACTATCTGGCAAAAAGCATTGCAGATGTTGCCTGGAATATGTTTATCACGATCACAGAGAGCAAAGCGGAGGATGCTGGCTCACGCGTGATCCTGGTGAACCCCAGAAACACGTCTCAAATGTGCTCCAGATGTGGGATGATCGGGTAGTGTTTCAGATCTTCTGTAATTCGTCTGAGCCCTGTCTCCTTGTTTGATCATTCCCCCTCCATCGTCAAATATCTTCTGCCGGTCACCCACTCCTCATTGATGTCCATC
Above is a window of Methanofollis tationis DNA encoding:
- a CDS encoding DUF5611 family protein, which encodes MQEYQIKRGFKDGLEERMITSLSECFGTEPSETDGRYTISFGALKHLEVCLGPKGNTVLVDTESDLSADDETILDTNRRFRRYLDAVTGYNSKERAKKMQKSD
- a CDS encoding proteasome assembly chaperone family protein codes for the protein MTVEPEIKITSKPLSGENPIVMMGFPGSGLVGSIALQYLVEQMEFNQIGNITSKYFPPVAMMAKGVINVPVRIYEKDEAVAIVADIPIHPMICYEVANGIIDWLSTFPVREVATIAGIVTNEPEKRVFGVATQEEMLERITDHTVILPMGSISGIAGSVLTECKIRNIPGYGFLGETVATPDPRSAAAALNVLKVIYGLEIDIDPLLEQAEEIEATMHKLAEEVQSAEPMQKKEHLPMYG
- a CDS encoding DUF473 domain-containing protein; this encodes MKITALTGISGTVISELKMGKPRTIELQSANNVVSVASLEPGPDTHLFLTSVDLEDISPGDMGIIVKVLSVNITMKRMIDIIHPVYYEERERLSARIQVRYCGNSMVKSVSAGSLCHPTEVDVVMAAHYRAV
- the metG gene encoding methionine--tRNA ligase; protein product: MSGKPLLVTCGLPYTNGPCHLGHLRTYVPADFYVRYLRRCGEDVVFICGSDNHGTPIVISAEQEGVSPRDLALRYHDHFDQTFKRMEIAFDHFGMTDDQANHHRTQSMVRALIDNGYVYAEKIQQSYCQKCKRFLPDRYVEGICPYCGASARGDECDRGCGRHLEPGEIKTPVCKVCGSPAEMREQEHFFFKLGDFRQYLLDYLEGLSGTSNARNYAIGWVRDELHDWCITRTLDWGVKFPGRTDLVVYVWVDAPIGYISFTEEWAEKTGNNWKRYWCGDGEITHFIGSDIIYHHCIFWPALLKGAGYGTPHAVVASGMVKIDDQKFSKSRGYVVWTNDDYLDKGLPADYLRYYLLSYTSHTKELNFSWQVFQERANAEIVNTLGNFLYRTLHFAHTFFDGVPDVQPGEEAMAAIGRCLDEVDAAVRGYEFKSAVDAIMALAAYGNTYIQNTAPWKLVKTDQAAAAQVIADGLQIAKALTLLIEPVMPDAAGRAWAMLGQSDAVSAHSIGEATTPLAAGPLPKPDPLFAKLEDDRVAALEELLQKRVREARMKETQPQEETGEVSIDDFATMDLRVARVISAEAVKGSKKLLRIMVDLGGEERQVVSGIAPFYSPEELVGTPVVMIANLKPAKIFGIESRGMILAAGEEASLLIPRRDVAPGTKIR
- a CDS encoding GNAT family N-acetyltransferase, whose product is MKSADPAVIMDDDFSIRRMEREDVDFAIGLAREEGWNPGIHDADAFYAQDPDGFLIGEVDGEPVACTSMVRYNDTFAFWGLLIVREEHRGRGYGLAVSNAALDHAGDRIIGGDGVVAMQQKYRDRLGFEILYRNIRYQGIGGGEAPQELIQASEIPFNDLSAYDTAIFSAPRPRFLRPWLFQEDATALASTGPDGEVRGYGVIRRCFDGHKIGPIFADTPAIAAALLDGLAAAVPGEAFFFDVPEPNAAAVALAQERKMETVFETARIYRGGAPAVPLERVFGVTTFELG
- a CDS encoding DHH family phosphoesterase, with protein sequence MVSVIDGRKTTDEDLTGAVTGRKAGIVHLTHNDLDAAGADAIHRMKYGTITTIFSSVGRYSAIFALIAALPGKEDVLSISDLGYQSGIEETVKAAAENGWRIEWRDHHRWTDAEADGVRPHCALLHIDTSVCATAIAARDLMPGDAKAIKVARLVCDYDLWKKEDPQADVLGQVTQRRQHLTYVRNLLAQGKVTDRRVEGIYAEIRAGMDADIGASIRQTKIYGKKYRIAFAPLHGYPSETAHAIRDAMKTDIEVIVSANGRFSIRSVPPVSHLIARQYGGGGHPNAAGGTFSFSLIDRFLFWLLKRNRHFNDLARIAETI
- a CDS encoding helix-turn-helix domain-containing protein, which gives rise to MLKAYRYRLYPTKSQAPLLEQTLEMCRWVYNDTLALRKKAWEQEQHSISLYETNKILTQWKKERPDLRTTRSKPGSLSGSSECPDAR